One region of Qipengyuania sp. SS22 genomic DNA includes:
- a CDS encoding acetyl-CoA C-acetyltransferase: MAEAYIIDAVRTPRGIGKQGKGALAHMHPQHLAATCLKAIKDRNHLDTATVDDVIWSVSTQDGMQAGDLGRMAALDAGYDVTSSGTTLDRFCGGGITSVALAAAQVMSGMEDCVVAGGTEMMSLTAQMSKDKMAAGIKPPMMGSHNERLMRSHPQSHQGVCGDAIATIEGFTREELDEVGYRSQQRAAAAIAEGRFDKSLVPVTDDDGNVVLDKEEFPRPQTTREGLAQLEPAFTKIANVPLDKSGTTFAGLVNAKYPDVDIKHFHHAGNSSGVVDGAAAVLVASKDYAQKHGLKPRARIVATANMGDDPTLMLNAPVPAARKVLEKAGLTKDDIDLYEINEAFAVVAAKFVRDLDLDWDKVNVNGGSIALGHPIGATGSILIGTMIDELERQNKRYGLVTMCAAGGMAPAIVIERVSDFVD; this comes from the coding sequence ATGGCCGAAGCCTATATCATCGACGCTGTCCGCACCCCGCGCGGGATCGGCAAGCAGGGCAAGGGCGCTCTCGCCCACATGCATCCGCAGCATCTTGCCGCGACCTGTCTCAAGGCGATCAAGGACCGCAATCACCTCGATACGGCGACCGTCGACGATGTGATCTGGTCGGTCAGCACGCAGGACGGCATGCAGGCCGGCGACCTGGGCCGGATGGCGGCGCTCGATGCCGGCTATGACGTTACCTCGAGCGGCACCACGCTCGACCGGTTCTGCGGCGGCGGGATCACCAGCGTCGCGCTGGCCGCGGCGCAGGTGATGAGCGGCATGGAAGACTGCGTCGTCGCCGGCGGGACCGAGATGATGAGCCTCACCGCGCAGATGTCGAAGGACAAGATGGCCGCGGGCATCAAGCCGCCGATGATGGGCAGCCACAACGAACGCCTGATGCGCTCGCATCCGCAAAGCCACCAGGGCGTGTGCGGCGATGCGATTGCCACGATCGAGGGGTTCACCCGCGAAGAGCTTGACGAGGTCGGCTATCGCAGCCAGCAGCGCGCCGCCGCCGCAATTGCCGAGGGGCGGTTCGACAAATCGCTCGTCCCGGTGACCGACGACGACGGCAATGTCGTGCTCGACAAGGAAGAGTTTCCCCGCCCGCAGACGACCCGCGAAGGCCTCGCCCAGCTCGAGCCTGCCTTCACCAAGATCGCCAATGTCCCGCTCGACAAGAGCGGCACGACCTTCGCCGGGCTGGTGAATGCGAAATATCCCGATGTCGACATCAAGCACTTCCACCATGCGGGCAACAGCTCGGGCGTGGTCGATGGCGCCGCAGCAGTGCTGGTGGCGAGCAAGGATTACGCACAGAAGCACGGGCTCAAGCCGCGCGCGCGCATCGTCGCCACCGCCAATATGGGTGACGATCCCACGCTGATGCTCAACGCGCCGGTCCCCGCGGCCAGGAAAGTGCTCGAAAAGGCTGGCCTGACCAAGGACGACATCGACCTCTACGAAATCAACGAGGCCTTCGCCGTCGTTGCAGCCAAATTCGTCCGCGATCTCGATCTCGACTGGGACAAGGTCAACGTCAACGGCGGCTCGATCGCGCTTGGTCATCCGATCGGCGCGACCGGCTCGATCCTGATCGGCACGATGATCGACGAACTCGAACGCCAGAACAAGCGTTACGGCCTCGTCACCATGTGCGCGGCCGGCGGCATGGCCCCCGCCATCGTCATCGAACGGGTGAGCGATTTCGTCGACTGA
- the proB gene encoding glutamate 5-kinase, whose amino-acid sequence MDFAALSDLRKTRRLVIKVGSALLVRDGAPRAEWLATLATEIAELRRSTEIIVVSSGAIALGAAKLGLARSGRGSLADAQAAASVGQVELARLWADALGAHGITAAQMLVTLGDLEDRRRYLNASATLARLLEAGAVPVVNENDSVATEEIRFGDNDRLAARVAQAAGADAVLLLSDVDGLYDRDPREAGATLIERVAGVTPEIIAMASGESTSGLGSGGMLAKLQAARIAGRAGIALAIVNGTHAAPIGRALDHEVGTLFQPQSDTSARKAWLGGRLAPAGVLSVDAGCAAALDKGASVLAAGLTAVEGEFGRGDLVALHGPQGERLGQGLCEYSAAECRAILGLREEQQLAKLGYTPRAAVIHRDHMVRT is encoded by the coding sequence ATGGATTTCGCCGCTCTCTCCGACCTGCGCAAGACGCGCCGCCTGGTCATCAAGGTCGGATCGGCCTTGCTGGTGCGGGACGGCGCGCCCCGTGCGGAATGGCTGGCGACGCTCGCTACCGAGATCGCCGAACTGCGGCGCAGCACCGAGATCATCGTCGTGTCCTCGGGCGCAATCGCGCTGGGCGCTGCCAAGCTCGGGCTTGCCCGCAGCGGCCGCGGGAGCCTCGCCGATGCTCAGGCCGCTGCTTCGGTGGGACAGGTCGAACTCGCGCGCCTGTGGGCGGATGCGCTCGGCGCGCATGGCATCACTGCCGCGCAAATGCTGGTGACGCTGGGCGATCTCGAGGATCGCCGGCGCTATCTCAACGCCTCGGCCACCCTCGCCCGCCTGCTGGAGGCAGGCGCGGTGCCGGTGGTCAATGAGAACGACAGCGTCGCCACCGAGGAAATCCGTTTTGGCGATAACGACCGGCTTGCCGCGCGCGTCGCGCAGGCCGCCGGGGCCGATGCCGTCCTGCTGCTCTCCGATGTCGACGGCTTGTACGACCGCGATCCGCGCGAGGCGGGCGCCACGCTGATCGAGCGAGTCGCAGGCGTCACACCCGAGATTATCGCCATGGCCAGCGGCGAATCGACTTCGGGCCTGGGTTCGGGCGGAATGCTCGCCAAGCTTCAGGCAGCGCGCATCGCTGGGCGGGCGGGAATAGCGCTCGCTATCGTCAATGGCACGCATGCCGCCCCGATCGGGCGCGCGCTCGATCACGAGGTCGGGACGCTGTTCCAACCCCAGTCCGATACCAGCGCGCGCAAGGCGTGGCTCGGCGGCCGTCTTGCCCCCGCAGGCGTGCTCTCGGTCGACGCCGGTTGCGCCGCCGCGCTCGACAAGGGCGCGAGCGTACTGGCCGCGGGGCTGACGGCGGTCGAGGGCGAGTTCGGGCGCGGCGACCTCGTCGCGCTTCACGGTCCGCAAGGCGAACGGCTTGGCCAGGGCCTGTGCGAATATTCTGCGGCGGAATGCCGCGCGATCCTCGGCCTGAGGGAGGAACAGCAATTGGCGAAGCTTGGCTACACGCCCCGCGCAGCGGTGATCCACCGCGATCACATGGTGCGGACATGA
- a CDS encoding crotonase/enoyl-CoA hydratase family protein — MSEEVLTSEEDGILVVTINRPDAKNAMTKAAAEGIAAAMDRLDSDDNLRVGILTGAGGTFCSGMDLKGFLRGESPSVEGRGFGGVVQQPPEKPLIAAVEGYALAGGLELMIACDLVVANAGAKFGIPEVKRGLVAAAGGVMMLPDQIPERIAMELALTGDFIDAPRAYELGLINRVTDGDALAGAKELAARIVANGPLAVRVSKQVIKQSRGWPMDERYKRQTQLIAPVFVSEDAREGAAAFAEKRAPNWKGK; from the coding sequence ATGTCCGAGGAAGTTCTGACGAGCGAAGAAGACGGCATCCTCGTCGTCACCATCAACCGGCCGGATGCCAAGAACGCGATGACCAAGGCCGCGGCCGAGGGTATCGCGGCGGCGATGGACCGGCTCGACAGCGACGACAATCTGCGCGTCGGGATCCTGACCGGCGCAGGCGGAACTTTCTGTTCGGGCATGGATCTCAAGGGTTTCCTGCGCGGCGAATCGCCTAGCGTCGAAGGGCGCGGCTTTGGCGGGGTGGTGCAGCAGCCGCCCGAAAAGCCGCTCATCGCCGCCGTCGAAGGCTATGCGCTGGCGGGCGGGCTCGAACTGATGATCGCCTGCGACCTCGTAGTCGCCAACGCGGGCGCCAAGTTCGGCATTCCCGAAGTGAAGCGCGGCCTCGTTGCCGCAGCCGGCGGGGTGATGATGCTGCCCGACCAGATCCCCGAACGGATCGCGATGGAGCTGGCGCTGACCGGCGATTTCATCGACGCGCCGCGCGCCTATGAGCTGGGCCTGATCAACCGCGTGACCGATGGCGATGCGCTGGCCGGGGCCAAGGAACTCGCCGCGCGGATCGTCGCCAACGGCCCGCTCGCAGTGCGCGTGTCGAAACAAGTGATCAAGCAATCGCGCGGCTGGCCGATGGACGAGCGCTACAAGCGCCAGACCCAGCTGATCGCGCCGGTCTTCGTTTCCGAAGACGCCCGCGAAGGCGCCGCCGCCTTTGCCGAGAAACGCGCGCCGAACTGGAAGGGCAAGTAA
- a CDS encoding mechanosensitive ion channel family protein, producing the protein MQGETPPSAADAGSAAPVEQAWSLAEPVSEESSVAAAEGAKEALSSQSETVGSVIDTVDAVALSFGDFRISVFDVLIVGAVIAGVLVFAWFVSRMGRRVVRRMTKLDDAQQLLVEKLVTIVIWATAFFLGIDLLGIDLTAFAVFSGAFGLAIGFGLQKTFGNLIAGIILLMDRSIKPGDVIAVADTVGKESFGQIRKIGIRAVSVTTRDQREYLIPNENLMINQVENWSYSSKNVRMQVSVGVSYEADMNLAEELMLEAARSCDRVLSAPPPTVWMSEYGDNSVNFVIHCWIKDPEDGVGNVRSAVLKKLWWLFKDNGIEIPFPQRDLHIRASDQFERLIGVMEQGGGTPGSAKD; encoded by the coding sequence GTGCAGGGCGAGACCCCACCAAGCGCCGCCGATGCAGGTTCTGCAGCGCCGGTCGAACAGGCGTGGAGCCTCGCCGAACCGGTAAGCGAGGAAAGCTCGGTTGCCGCGGCCGAGGGCGCCAAGGAAGCGCTTAGCTCGCAGAGCGAAACGGTCGGCTCGGTTATCGACACGGTCGATGCGGTGGCGCTGTCCTTCGGCGATTTCCGCATCTCGGTGTTCGATGTGCTGATTGTCGGCGCAGTGATCGCCGGCGTCCTGGTGTTCGCCTGGTTCGTCAGCCGGATGGGACGCCGCGTGGTACGGCGGATGACCAAGCTGGACGATGCGCAGCAATTGCTGGTCGAGAAGCTCGTTACCATTGTCATCTGGGCGACGGCTTTCTTCCTCGGTATCGACCTGCTCGGTATCGACTTGACTGCCTTTGCGGTGTTCTCGGGCGCTTTCGGTCTCGCGATCGGCTTCGGGCTGCAGAAGACCTTCGGCAATCTCATCGCGGGGATCATCCTGCTGATGGACCGCTCGATCAAGCCGGGCGATGTGATCGCTGTGGCCGATACAGTGGGCAAGGAAAGCTTCGGCCAGATCCGCAAGATCGGCATCCGCGCGGTGTCGGTAACTACGCGTGACCAGCGCGAGTATCTGATTCCCAACGAAAATTTGATGATCAACCAAGTCGAAAACTGGTCCTATTCGTCGAAGAACGTCCGCATGCAGGTCTCGGTCGGAGTCAGCTACGAGGCCGATATGAACCTCGCCGAGGAATTGATGCTCGAGGCCGCACGCAGCTGCGACCGGGTGCTCAGCGCCCCGCCGCCGACCGTGTGGATGAGCGAATATGGCGACAATTCGGTCAACTTTGTCATCCACTGTTGGATCAAGGATCCGGAGGATGGCGTCGGCAATGTGCGCAGCGCGGTGCTCAAGAAATTGTGGTGGCTGTTCAAGGACAACGGGATCGAAATCCCCTTCCCGCAGCGCGATCTGCATATCCGTGCCAGCGACCAGTTCGAACGACTGATCGGGGTGATGGAGCAGGGTGGCGGCACCCCCGGCAGCGCGAAAGATTAG
- a CDS encoding phosphoadenylyl-sulfate reductase produces MRAIDRIDTGPRFSEQDAIRLNRMFRGTETEEWLRAVIEGNLAGDMAVVSSFGAESAVLLHLIAQADATVPVLFLETGKHFPETLAYRDELTDRLGLNRVDLYPEIADLETRDESGLRWSYDPDGCCDLRKVRPLEKVLVNFDASFTGRKAFQSATRANLPRFEIDTSDAQGRLKINPLIDWSADDISAYFETHDLPRHPLIERGFPSIGCSPCTRQVGEGEDARAGRWSGWDKVECGIHKPGEEPFL; encoded by the coding sequence ATGCGCGCCATCGACCGTATCGACACCGGCCCCCGGTTTTCCGAGCAGGATGCCATCCGTCTCAACCGCATGTTCCGCGGGACCGAGACCGAGGAATGGCTGCGCGCGGTGATCGAGGGCAATCTGGCGGGCGATATGGCGGTGGTGTCGAGCTTCGGCGCCGAAAGCGCGGTGCTGTTGCACCTGATCGCGCAGGCCGATGCGACCGTCCCGGTGCTGTTTCTCGAAACGGGCAAGCATTTCCCCGAAACGCTCGCCTATCGTGACGAACTGACCGATCGCCTCGGTTTGAATCGGGTCGATCTCTATCCCGAGATCGCCGATCTGGAGACACGCGACGAAAGCGGGCTGCGCTGGTCCTACGATCCCGACGGGTGCTGCGACTTGCGCAAGGTCCGGCCGCTCGAAAAGGTGCTGGTCAATTTCGATGCCAGCTTCACCGGTCGCAAGGCGTTCCAGTCGGCGACACGTGCCAATCTGCCGCGCTTCGAGATCGATACCTCCGACGCACAGGGGCGGCTCAAGATCAATCCGCTGATCGACTGGTCGGCGGACGACATCTCCGCCTATTTCGAAACCCACGATCTGCCGCGCCACCCGCTGATCGAACGCGGTTTTCCCAGCATCGGCTGCTCACCCTGCACCCGCCAGGTCGGCGAGGGCGAAGATGCGCGGGCGGGGCGCTGGTCGGGCTGGGACAAGGTCGAATGCGGCATCCACAAGCCGGGCGAGGAACCGTTCCTCTAA
- a CDS encoding nitrite/sulfite reductase, whose amino-acid sequence MYKYDHYDQAMVDARVEEFRDQARRRLEGKLTEDQFKPLRLMNGLYLQLHAYMLRVAVPYGTLNGQQMHALADIADKYDRGYGHFTTRQNIQYNWIKLEDAADILADLAKVEMHAIQTSGNCIRNISSDHFAGAAADELVDPRPYAELLRQWSSFHPEFSYLPRKFKIAVIASEHDRAAMRLHDIGINIVRNDAGELGAAFYVGGGMGRTPMVAPCINPFVPLDQLVTYSEACLRVYNRHGRRDNKFKARIKILVHELGAEEYTRQVDAEFAYLLEQGVEPPLAELERIKEYFTDPLFEAGAATELDRSDPDFAVWVDCNTIAHKEAGYVSAVISLKPVGGIPGDATAEQMRLMADLARDYSFDELRVMHTQNIVLPHVRKADLHALWTALEEAGLGSPNLDTVEDIIACPGLDYCSLANARSIPIAQRISERFAANGKTGTLGELKLKISGCINACGHHHAGHIGILGVDRKGVENYQLLLGGSEAEDVSLAKITGPGFDENGIIDAVETVTNVYESERQDGERFLDTYRRIGMNPFKEALYG is encoded by the coding sequence ATGTATAAATACGATCATTACGACCAGGCGATGGTCGATGCCCGCGTCGAGGAATTCCGCGACCAGGCGCGCCGCCGCCTCGAAGGCAAGCTCACCGAAGACCAGTTCAAGCCGCTCCGGTTGATGAACGGGCTCTATCTCCAGTTGCACGCCTATATGCTGCGGGTTGCCGTTCCCTATGGCACGCTCAACGGCCAGCAGATGCACGCGCTGGCGGATATCGCGGATAAATACGACCGCGGCTATGGCCACTTCACCACGCGCCAGAACATCCAGTACAACTGGATCAAGCTGGAGGATGCGGCCGATATCCTCGCCGATCTCGCCAAGGTCGAGATGCACGCCATCCAGACCAGCGGCAATTGCATCCGCAATATCTCGTCCGACCATTTTGCCGGCGCTGCCGCCGACGAGTTGGTCGATCCGCGCCCCTATGCCGAATTGTTGCGCCAGTGGTCGAGCTTCCATCCGGAATTCAGCTATTTGCCGCGCAAGTTCAAGATCGCGGTGATTGCCAGCGAGCATGACCGCGCCGCGATGCGCTTGCACGATATCGGCATCAACATCGTCCGCAATGATGCGGGCGAGCTGGGGGCCGCTTTCTATGTCGGTGGCGGCATGGGCCGCACGCCGATGGTCGCGCCCTGCATCAATCCCTTCGTGCCGCTCGACCAGCTGGTGACCTATTCGGAGGCTTGCCTGCGCGTCTACAACCGCCATGGCCGGCGCGACAACAAGTTCAAGGCGCGGATCAAGATCCTCGTCCATGAACTCGGCGCTGAGGAATATACCCGTCAGGTCGATGCCGAATTCGCGTATCTGCTCGAGCAGGGCGTCGAGCCGCCGCTTGCCGAGCTCGAACGGATCAAGGAATATTTCACCGATCCGCTGTTCGAAGCGGGTGCGGCTACCGAACTCGATCGTTCGGATCCCGATTTCGCGGTGTGGGTCGATTGCAATACGATCGCGCACAAGGAAGCGGGCTATGTTTCGGCGGTGATCAGCCTCAAGCCGGTAGGCGGCATTCCCGGCGATGCGACCGCCGAACAGATGCGGCTGATGGCCGATCTGGCGCGCGATTACAGCTTCGACGAACTGCGCGTGATGCATACGCAGAACATCGTCCTGCCGCATGTGCGCAAAGCCGATCTGCACGCGCTGTGGACCGCGCTCGAGGAAGCCGGGCTGGGCAGTCCCAATCTCGACACGGTCGAAGATATCATCGCATGTCCCGGGCTAGACTATTGCAGCCTCGCCAACGCCCGCTCGATCCCGATCGCGCAGCGTATTTCGGAACGTTTCGCCGCTAATGGCAAAACCGGCACGCTGGGCGAACTCAAGCTCAAGATTTCGGGCTGCATCAATGCCTGCGGGCATCACCATGCGGGTCACATCGGCATTCTCGGCGTCGACCGGAAAGGGGTGGAAAATTACCAGCTTCTGCTCGGCGGCAGCGAGGCGGAAGATGTCAGCCTCGCCAAGATCACCGGCCCCGGTTTCGACGAGAATGGCATCATCGATGCGGTCGAAACCGTGACCAATGTTTACGAAAGCGAGCGCCAGGATGGCGAGCGTTTCCTCGATACCTACCGCCGCATCGGCATGAACCCCTTCAAGGAGGCGCTCTATGGCTGA
- the obgE gene encoding GTPase ObgE, whose product MHFLDQAKIYLKAGAGGPGAVSFRREKYIEYGGPDGGNGGKGGDIIFEAVQGLNTLIDFRYAQHFKAKRGNHGQGKDQTGAGAPDLLIEVPVGTQILSEDKEEVLADFTEVGQRIVFIEGGLGGRGNASYKSSTNRAPRQHQQGEPGGEMWVWLRLKLLADVGLLGLPNAGKSTFINQVSNARAKVGHYAFTTLIPKLGVVTHKGREFVLADIPGLIEGAAEGAGIGDRFLGHIERCRALIHLIDISGDDPAEAYRTVNAELEAYGDELADKPQLVALNKLDLADEELGEGFAEELLAAGAKKVFTISGATGAGIGELLDAVLGYLPDRTATETNAVEIEDVPEDGSGDWSPI is encoded by the coding sequence ATGCATTTCCTCGACCAAGCCAAGATCTATCTCAAAGCCGGCGCCGGCGGCCCCGGTGCCGTCAGCTTCCGGCGCGAAAAATATATCGAATATGGCGGCCCCGACGGCGGCAATGGCGGCAAGGGCGGCGATATCATCTTCGAAGCCGTCCAGGGCCTCAATACGCTGATCGATTTCCGCTACGCCCAGCACTTCAAGGCCAAGCGCGGCAATCACGGCCAGGGCAAGGACCAGACGGGTGCGGGTGCGCCCGACCTCCTGATCGAGGTTCCTGTCGGCACGCAGATCCTGAGCGAGGACAAGGAAGAAGTGCTCGCCGATTTCACCGAAGTCGGCCAGCGGATCGTCTTCATCGAAGGTGGTCTGGGTGGCCGCGGCAATGCCAGCTACAAATCCAGCACCAACCGCGCCCCGCGCCAGCACCAGCAAGGCGAACCGGGCGGCGAAATGTGGGTCTGGCTGCGGCTCAAGCTGCTGGCCGATGTCGGCCTGCTGGGCCTGCCCAATGCGGGCAAGAGCACCTTCATCAATCAGGTGTCGAACGCGCGGGCCAAGGTTGGCCATTACGCCTTCACCACGCTGATTCCCAAGCTGGGCGTGGTCACGCACAAGGGCCGCGAATTCGTGCTCGCCGATATTCCCGGCCTGATCGAGGGCGCCGCCGAAGGGGCGGGGATCGGTGACCGGTTCCTCGGCCATATCGAACGGTGCCGCGCGCTGATCCACCTGATCGACATTTCGGGCGACGATCCGGCCGAAGCCTATCGCACGGTCAATGCCGAGCTCGAAGCCTATGGCGACGAGCTGGCCGACAAGCCGCAGCTGGTCGCGCTCAACAAGCTCGACCTTGCCGACGAGGAACTGGGCGAAGGTTTCGCCGAGGAACTGCTGGCTGCGGGCGCGAAGAAGGTCTTCACGATCTCGGGCGCGACCGGCGCAGGCATTGGCGAATTGCTCGATGCCGTGCTCGGCTATCTTCCCGACCGAACCGCAACCGAAACCAACGCGGTCGAAATCGAGGACGTGCCCGAAGACGGCTCGGGCGACTGGTCGCCGATCTGA
- a CDS encoding DUF2849 domain-containing protein produces MRLLTGNDLLTGAVTWWTGSDWSIHVEDAADVDGGEDEIARREEAARRVNSPYPIDAELHDGSPRPSHIKERVRALGPTVRPDLTLKPADPEIGNWVI; encoded by the coding sequence ATGAGACTGCTGACCGGAAACGATTTGCTGACCGGAGCGGTCACCTGGTGGACCGGCAGCGATTGGTCGATCCATGTCGAGGATGCCGCCGATGTCGACGGCGGTGAAGACGAGATCGCGCGCCGCGAGGAGGCCGCTCGCCGCGTCAATTCGCCCTATCCGATCGATGCCGAACTGCATGACGGCAGCCCCCGGCCATCGCATATCAAGGAGCGCGTCCGCGCGCTCGGTCCCACCGTTCGCCCCGACCTGACCCTCAAGCCCGCCGATCCCGAAATCGGCAATTGGGTGATCTGA
- the cobA gene encoding uroporphyrinogen-III C-methyltransferase has protein sequence MAETGTIYLVGAGPGDPDLLTIRAARLIERAHTIVHDGLVDPAILATASADAVLISVAKRRSHHTLPQEEISDLLVRLARAGEDVVRLKGGDPFIFGRGGEEVEVARAAGVPVEVVPGISAANGAAAAAQIALTHRDAASIVSFVAGQCKGLKDQDWAGLAGKGRTLVIYMGVKTAPQIAEKLMADGLAPDMPVAVIENGTRPDMRVLRGVLAGLPDLVAREAVVSPALIVIGEVTARADAVLLAEAAQEAAR, from the coding sequence ATGGCAGAAACCGGAACCATCTATCTCGTCGGCGCAGGACCGGGCGACCCCGACCTCCTGACGATCCGCGCGGCTCGGCTGATCGAGCGCGCCCACACCATCGTCCACGACGGTCTCGTCGACCCGGCGATCCTCGCGACCGCGAGCGCCGACGCGGTGCTCATCTCGGTGGCCAAGCGCCGTTCGCACCACACGCTCCCGCAGGAAGAGATCAGCGACCTGCTGGTCCGCCTCGCGCGTGCCGGTGAGGATGTCGTGCGGCTCAAGGGCGGCGACCCCTTCATCTTCGGACGCGGCGGCGAAGAGGTCGAAGTGGCCCGCGCTGCGGGCGTCCCCGTCGAAGTCGTCCCCGGTATCAGTGCCGCCAACGGCGCCGCAGCGGCGGCGCAGATCGCGCTGACCCATCGCGACGCCGCCAGCATCGTCAGCTTTGTTGCCGGCCAGTGCAAGGGCCTCAAGGATCAGGACTGGGCCGGGCTTGCAGGCAAGGGGCGGACGCTGGTCATCTACATGGGCGTGAAGACCGCGCCGCAGATCGCCGAGAAGCTGATGGCCGACGGGCTGGCCCCCGACATGCCCGTGGCAGTGATCGAAAACGGCACACGCCCCGATATGCGTGTGCTGCGCGGGGTGCTTGCAGGCCTGCCCGATCTGGTCGCGCGTGAAGCCGTGGTCAGTCCGGCGCTCATCGTGATCGGTGAAGTTACCGCGCGTGCGGACGCCGTTCTGCTCGCCGAAGCTGCGCAGGAGGCAGCGCGATGA
- a CDS encoding DUF934 domain-containing protein — protein sequence MAEMLRYRDDEPVDHPAVTVDSFVDQSNAAAVRIEPGDDARELLPHLGRLALVEVNFPAFGDGRGYSSARILREAGYEGELRAVGDVLVDQLAYMRRCGFDAFEPDQQLDKEDVTAAFERWPEVYQNAADTRTPIWSKRHP from the coding sequence ATGGCTGAGATGCTGCGCTATCGCGATGACGAACCCGTCGACCATCCGGCGGTGACCGTCGATTCCTTCGTCGATCAGTCGAATGCAGCCGCGGTGCGGATCGAACCGGGCGACGATGCCCGCGAGCTCCTGCCGCATCTGGGCCGGCTGGCGCTGGTCGAGGTCAACTTTCCCGCCTTTGGCGACGGGCGCGGCTATTCCTCGGCGCGTATCCTGCGAGAGGCGGGTTACGAAGGCGAACTGCGCGCGGTGGGTGATGTGCTGGTCGACCAGCTCGCCTATATGCGCCGCTGCGGTTTCGATGCCTTCGAGCCCGACCAGCAGCTCGACAAAGAGGATGTGACTGCGGCCTTCGAGCGCTGGCCCGAAGTGTACCAGAACGCGGCGGATACCCGCACGCCGATCTGGAGCAAGCGGCACCCGTGA
- a CDS encoding NAD-dependent epimerase/dehydratase family protein: MTIAMTGATGFVGQAVLAEALRYEEPVRALTRRHRSQREGVEWVEGTLDEKPALAQLVAGVDAVIHVAGLTNTPDPDAFHQANVVGTQNLLRACQDARVKRFIFVSSLSAREPELSRYGQSKAEAEKWVSASGLDWTIVRPPGVYGPHDVDYFEMFRSAQFGFVPLPPGGASSIIHVDDLAQLLFALVDASPALVRRRTFEPDDGREGGWSHKELAKVIGKAVGRPVFAPHLPRAVLEAAAKVDRMLRGDKARLTADRVGYMTHPNWVARSAMKVPEAVWSPRVPGAEGLVSTARWYRMEGWL, translated from the coding sequence ATGACCATCGCAATGACGGGGGCCACCGGCTTCGTCGGGCAGGCAGTGCTGGCCGAAGCGCTGCGCTACGAAGAGCCGGTGCGCGCGTTGACCCGGCGGCACAGGTCGCAGCGAGAGGGTGTCGAATGGGTCGAGGGAACACTGGACGAGAAGCCCGCGCTCGCCCAGCTGGTCGCGGGCGTAGACGCGGTGATCCATGTCGCGGGGCTGACCAATACGCCCGATCCGGACGCATTTCACCAAGCCAATGTCGTGGGCACGCAGAACTTGCTGCGCGCCTGCCAGGATGCGCGGGTCAAACGCTTCATCTTCGTATCCTCGCTCTCCGCGCGCGAACCCGAACTGTCGCGCTATGGCCAATCGAAGGCCGAAGCCGAGAAATGGGTGAGCGCTAGCGGGCTCGACTGGACCATCGTCCGACCGCCAGGTGTCTATGGTCCGCACGATGTCGACTATTTCGAAATGTTCCGCAGCGCGCAATTCGGTTTCGTACCGCTACCGCCCGGCGGGGCCAGTTCGATCATCCATGTCGACGATCTTGCGCAGCTGTTGTTCGCGCTGGTCGACGCCTCTCCCGCGCTGGTGCGCCGCCGCACGTTCGAACCCGATGACGGGCGCGAAGGCGGCTGGTCGCACAAGGAATTGGCCAAGGTGATCGGCAAGGCGGTGGGGCGCCCGGTATTCGCCCCGCACCTGCCCCGCGCGGTGCTCGAAGCCGCGGCCAAGGTCGATCGCATGCTGCGCGGCGACAAGGCGCGGCTGACCGCCGACCGCGTGGGGTATATGACCCACCCCAACTGGGTCGCGCGCTCTGCGATGAAGGTACCCGAAGCGGTCTGGTCCCCGCGCGTACCGGGCGCTGAAGGCCTTGTCTCGACCGCGCGCTGGTATCGCATGGAGGGCTGGCTGTGA